A region from the Lentisphaera profundi genome encodes:
- a CDS encoding prepilin-type N-terminal cleavage/methylation domain-containing protein, which produces MSQIKEISGIPKKQEITIKKFTLIELLVVIAVIAILASLLLPALSKARKKARTIVCTNSEKQIGLALQMYTEDNKGYYPFADDRSASQYAYDDLISDYMGFTWADIDKSKNEIPTADYSLANNPFLCPNDDIPSRSTVRYRRTYSLNRGRVGGSRFYNGIAWVVGVENEAYGDHSGGSVKITDVEDHANTIALTEEPYDLNAVGRCNNRDVIDAPDEQDLYIKNLHRAFRYNYLFTDGHVNTLYHMSTIGNGTFNEPLGMWTRYSGD; this is translated from the coding sequence GTGTCACAGATAAAAGAAATCTCTGGTATACCCAAGAAACAGGAGATTACGATCAAGAAATTTACATTGATAGAACTACTCGTAGTAATTGCAGTGATAGCAATCCTAGCTTCGCTTTTGTTACCAGCATTGAGTAAAGCGAGAAAGAAAGCTCGTACGATTGTATGTACAAATTCAGAGAAACAAATAGGTCTCGCTCTGCAGATGTATACTGAAGATAATAAGGGCTATTATCCCTTTGCAGATGATCGCAGTGCTAGTCAATATGCTTATGATGACCTCATCTCGGACTACATGGGTTTTACTTGGGCGGATATCGACAAAAGTAAGAATGAAATACCTACGGCAGATTATAGCTTAGCAAACAACCCCTTTCTTTGCCCCAATGATGATATCCCATCACGCAGCACTGTACGCTATCGTAGAACATATAGCCTTAATCGTGGACGTGTCGGAGGGAGTCGTTTTTACAATGGCATTGCTTGGGTTGTGGGTGTCGAAAATGAAGCTTATGGTGATCATTCAGGAGGTTCTGTAAAAATAACTGATGTGGAAGATCATGCCAATACCATTGCACTCACGGAAGAACCCTATGATCTCAACGCAGTCGGTCGTTGTAATAATCGAGACGTGATTGATGCTCCAGATGAGCAAGATCTCTACATTAAAAATTTACACCGAGCCTTTCGCTATAACTACCTATTTACCGATGGCCATGTCAATACTCTGTATCACATGTCCACTATTGGTAACGGGACTTTTAACGAACCTTTAGGTATGTGGACACGCTACTCGGGAGATTAA
- a CDS encoding serine/threonine-protein kinase codes for MSINENPNILRGFFKDAIAEPKQSGLELIEELKELQNEGKFTAGTKLDEGGMKDIFVKEDKMTARPIAMAIPRQEKRDIESLSAFIREARITAQVAHPSVLPIHEIGVGEDDIPFYTMKYIRGDNFGVILKKLKDGDPQARKDYPLSRLLAIFNRICEAISFAHSKGIVHLDLKPENVLINPYGVVQVCDWGLAQYIDAMDESIEGVLKGTPGYLSPEQINGEQPNVQSDVFALGVILYQILTYELPFAGPTVDIMLKNTLLGQARSIRQANISFRHPSALRAICRKAMANEKRNRYESVQLMVEDLEAFQVYRPTLAESPSFFGKSLLLLKRHKTISILSMISITLIFCISAVFTVKVKKEEMQRIEISKKAVTHYNDLANEAFKEFDFEEAKKNALQSLTYKDNFAANVLMAHYYLVHGDLAEARKYALECQDDTNRYLQICDALLLKTELKGDDLILKMLEVVLKYHHPGIAIDICYRRNGMRQDIQSHLPFIHRLLEVLAPELDDYELSLKENEIIFKADGHFTRLALFANLPIQELVLNNSYVRDLSALRNLKEINRLELNNTMVSELEPLRGMNIEYLDISNTMVHDLKVLEDIHLENLRMKGLKVLALSVLTTKEELKSLTLDEAKFTTPHDKRHIATLKKKGVLINE; via the coding sequence ATGTCAATAAACGAAAACCCCAATATTTTACGCGGCTTTTTTAAAGACGCTATAGCTGAGCCCAAGCAAAGTGGTTTAGAGTTGATTGAAGAACTCAAAGAATTACAGAATGAAGGCAAATTCACCGCAGGCACCAAGCTCGATGAAGGTGGAATGAAAGATATCTTTGTTAAAGAAGATAAAATGACAGCGCGGCCCATTGCCATGGCCATTCCTCGTCAAGAAAAACGAGATATCGAATCTTTGAGTGCCTTCATTCGCGAAGCTCGCATTACCGCTCAGGTAGCTCACCCCAGTGTATTGCCGATTCACGAAATTGGTGTGGGAGAGGATGATATCCCTTTCTATACGATGAAATATATTCGTGGAGATAATTTTGGAGTCATACTAAAAAAACTTAAAGACGGCGATCCACAAGCTCGAAAAGACTATCCCTTGAGCCGATTATTAGCGATATTTAATCGTATATGTGAGGCTATTTCTTTCGCACATTCAAAAGGAATCGTACACCTAGATTTAAAACCGGAGAATGTGCTTATTAATCCCTATGGGGTGGTTCAGGTTTGCGATTGGGGATTGGCGCAATATATCGATGCAATGGATGAAAGTATTGAAGGTGTGCTCAAAGGCACACCAGGCTATTTATCACCGGAACAAATAAATGGAGAGCAACCTAACGTTCAAAGTGATGTCTTTGCCCTAGGAGTCATACTCTATCAAATTTTAACTTATGAATTACCCTTTGCAGGTCCTACAGTGGATATCATGCTGAAGAATACTTTACTTGGTCAAGCAAGGTCCATACGTCAAGCCAATATAAGTTTTCGTCATCCATCCGCACTTAGAGCCATTTGCCGAAAAGCAATGGCAAATGAAAAACGAAATCGCTACGAATCAGTACAATTAATGGTCGAGGATTTAGAGGCTTTTCAAGTGTATCGTCCCACGCTAGCTGAAAGTCCTAGTTTTTTTGGTAAATCTTTACTTTTGCTCAAGAGGCATAAAACAATTTCGATACTCTCAATGATTTCAATAACGCTTATTTTTTGCATCAGTGCAGTCTTTACCGTAAAAGTTAAAAAAGAAGAAATGCAGCGCATAGAAATATCTAAAAAGGCCGTCACTCATTACAATGATTTAGCAAATGAAGCCTTTAAAGAATTTGATTTTGAAGAGGCCAAAAAGAATGCCTTACAATCCTTGACTTATAAGGATAACTTCGCGGCCAATGTATTGATGGCTCATTATTATTTAGTTCATGGTGACTTAGCGGAGGCGAGGAAATACGCACTCGAATGTCAGGATGATACGAACCGCTACCTTCAGATCTGTGATGCCTTATTGCTAAAGACAGAACTTAAAGGCGATGATCTAATCTTAAAAATGCTAGAGGTGGTTTTGAAGTATCATCATCCAGGGATAGCAATAGATATTTGCTATCGTCGCAATGGTATGAGGCAAGATATTCAAAGTCATTTACCTTTTATCCACCGTTTATTAGAGGTTTTAGCTCCTGAACTTGACGATTATGAATTGAGTTTAAAAGAGAATGAAATCATTTTTAAAGCGGATGGGCATTTTACTCGACTGGCACTCTTTGCAAATTTACCTATACAAGAATTAGTTTTGAATAATAGCTATGTCAGAGATTTGAGTGCCCTTAGAAACTTAAAAGAGATTAACCGCCTAGAACTGAATAATACCATGGTCAGTGAACTAGAACCCTTGCGAGGAATGAATATTGAGTACTTAGATATATCCAATACCATGGTTCATGATCTCAAGGTTTTGGAGGATATTCATTTGGAAAACTTAAGAATGAAGGGTTTAAAAGTTTTAGCCCTCAGTGTCTTAACCACCAAAGAAGAACTTAAATCACTTACTTTGGATGAAGCTAAATTTACCACACCCCATGACAAGAGACATATCGCCACCTTAAAGAAAAAAGGCGTATTAATCAATGAATAA
- a CDS encoding GNAT family N-acetyltransferase, translating to MNKYTIRKMRKSEVEIALNWAAKEGWNPGLNDAQIFYDADPEGFFVGEYEGEIVAVGSAVCYDENYAFCGLYIVAPEHRGKGFGLALTKARLAYCEDRNIGIDGVLENVEVYQSVGYKPYYMNHRFTVLAKRNRAKNPFVREFKESDLQEVLSYDRQCFPAARQHFLRSWIYQENARVLLYFERDLLLGYAVRRKCVEGYKVGPLFADNEEIAKEIFLAIQDDIEGQKIILDVPGNNLPAMNLVKDFAMEEIFATMRMYQRDLPAISHEKIFAITTFELG from the coding sequence ATGAATAAGTATACTATCAGGAAAATGAGAAAATCTGAAGTAGAGATCGCTTTAAACTGGGCCGCTAAAGAAGGCTGGAATCCGGGTTTGAACGATGCACAAATCTTTTATGATGCCGATCCCGAAGGTTTTTTTGTGGGGGAATATGAGGGAGAAATTGTGGCAGTAGGAAGTGCCGTTTGCTATGATGAGAACTATGCATTTTGCGGACTCTATATTGTCGCCCCTGAGCATCGAGGCAAAGGTTTTGGCCTAGCGTTAACTAAGGCACGCTTAGCCTATTGCGAAGATCGCAATATTGGTATTGATGGCGTCCTCGAAAATGTCGAGGTTTATCAGAGTGTGGGCTATAAACCTTATTACATGAATCATCGCTTTACGGTCTTGGCAAAAAGAAATAGAGCTAAAAACCCCTTTGTTCGTGAGTTTAAGGAAAGTGACCTGCAAGAAGTTTTGAGCTATGACCGCCAATGTTTTCCCGCAGCAAGACAGCACTTCTTAAGATCTTGGATTTATCAAGAAAATGCCCGAGTATTGCTTTATTTTGAGAGAGATCTATTACTCGGTTATGCCGTTCGCCGTAAGTGTGTAGAAGGATATAAAGTAGGACCACTCTTTGCTGATAATGAAGAAATAGCCAAAGAAATTTTTCTTGCAATTCAAGATGATATAGAGGGCCAGAAAATCATCTTGGATGTACCTGGTAATAATTTACCTGCAATGAATTTAGTAAAAGATTTTGCTATGGAAGAAATCTTTGCCACGATGCGTATGTACCAGCGAGACCTTCCAGCAATATCCCATGAGAAAATCTTTGCTATCACCACCTTTGAATTAGGATAA
- a CDS encoding polysaccharide lyase family 8 super-sandwich domain-containing protein, with protein MTFKNLYISTMALSGLLFFSCSHAKKKSSELTEPKTTNNDFQLSYSFLNLEDSPNGIAALKSEAQIKQILAGYFDIKVGSSKGTQISGRINYRNNFQAPGKVISPEIKFQLTKGQETLALNNYRDQYGRLFGQISLKQDCLLKDGDSLAFSVELYDGDSLIETKDCQLHIVLETLWSKYMKKTEALVHHNTRLAARYKLKGKIHKPLFVDLEKNQGRFSDLNFYDLKTPEQRLEAFDRKAYSKVLVTAAERLAGLALNNSREKDTKLRRERAKLLAQAIAEYSRAFPLDNFYTYTNLPHNDITHQWRFGDPLIGASILILPDLLNDLANDKVLRENLEAMNNFHLFSSFSLTEKYRDPNNQRYYLKQPGTLRKSSGIWADANRHHRMRTWICQVALQMDYNQPLTYLPYWYFPYKEWGQQATNILPEWEPRGSFTDLKVWADTNGRLTCLFNHSGLKPDGSISHHTGTRQDMAHYAYGYEWQSIGLSEVANMLKGSAFEVGLAPFQASTDFFLYNYPKMIYKGGIDYQVTGRSHYSSKIGQFGREIFIPGVQQVLDTQGQNKSSNSAKLQNYVEQLKDDSAELSGNFSYWVNDYMIHRQGGEKPYFMSVKTQSARACGAEGFKGNGDYGFHNGSGIFQIKVSGREYDKARYAMDWHAMPGLTEEFRDDRIPLSSEKKAYSKETYCASLSDNLTGLSAFRYSRTDPYSSAAANKAYFFESDQVHFLGNSIIRTKQGQGKSIYTSIEQVEWLQDLHCSFNGKKSTIKQGITYDESLTLNQPSWLYHKGIGYFIFPKNDQQITLKAGSAINRSDKKSKIKQDIFLLAFDHGKDPKQESYNYSIVPHLTLAEMDSKLKQLRLTKRKNNDDVQVIYNREQQIFQAAFLKAGEVEIDDLKISVDQPALVQIKKINHQWHISLSDPHHDYELKEITLTINKNLVEGTQNYLTYGPEQKAVPCQQVIISNNKTGQSQLRFLLADESDAEAYALRHELYAAMPINIIVKEK; from the coding sequence ATGACTTTTAAAAACTTATATATATCAACTATGGCCCTATCTGGCTTACTGTTCTTTTCCTGTTCTCATGCCAAAAAAAAGAGCAGCGAACTTACAGAGCCAAAGACCACTAATAATGACTTTCAACTAAGCTACTCATTCTTAAATCTAGAAGATAGCCCCAATGGTATTGCCGCTCTAAAATCTGAAGCTCAAATAAAGCAAATTTTAGCTGGCTACTTCGATATTAAAGTCGGTAGTTCTAAGGGCACTCAAATTAGTGGACGAATCAATTATAGAAATAACTTCCAAGCTCCAGGCAAAGTCATTTCCCCTGAAATTAAATTTCAACTCACTAAAGGTCAAGAGACTCTAGCTCTCAATAATTACCGCGATCAATATGGCCGTCTTTTTGGTCAAATCAGTCTTAAGCAAGATTGCCTTTTAAAAGATGGTGACAGCCTTGCTTTTTCAGTTGAACTTTACGATGGTGACTCACTCATCGAAACGAAAGACTGTCAATTACATATCGTGCTAGAGACCCTGTGGTCCAAGTATATGAAAAAGACCGAAGCCTTAGTTCATCACAATACTCGCCTTGCGGCTCGCTATAAACTCAAAGGCAAGATTCACAAGCCGCTATTTGTAGATCTCGAAAAAAACCAAGGCCGTTTTTCCGACCTCAATTTTTATGATCTCAAAACTCCCGAGCAACGCCTCGAGGCTTTTGATCGCAAAGCGTATAGCAAAGTATTAGTCACTGCAGCCGAACGCTTAGCAGGCTTAGCACTCAACAATAGTCGTGAAAAAGACACAAAACTTCGGCGAGAAAGAGCCAAATTACTTGCCCAAGCTATTGCCGAATACTCACGAGCTTTCCCCTTGGATAACTTCTATACTTATACGAACTTACCTCATAATGACATTACTCATCAATGGCGTTTTGGTGATCCCTTAATTGGCGCTTCTATTTTAATCCTACCAGATTTGCTAAATGATTTAGCTAATGACAAAGTTTTACGCGAAAATCTCGAGGCAATGAATAATTTTCACCTCTTCTCTTCTTTCTCTTTAACTGAAAAATACCGTGACCCCAATAATCAGCGTTATTATTTAAAGCAGCCCGGCACCTTACGTAAATCTAGCGGTATTTGGGCAGATGCTAATCGCCATCACCGTATGCGCACATGGATTTGCCAAGTGGCTTTGCAAATGGACTATAATCAACCGCTCACCTATTTACCCTACTGGTACTTCCCTTACAAAGAATGGGGTCAACAAGCGACCAATATTTTACCTGAATGGGAACCCCGCGGTTCATTTACTGACCTCAAAGTTTGGGCGGATACCAATGGTCGACTCACATGTCTTTTTAATCATTCTGGTCTCAAACCCGATGGCTCCATTTCACATCATACGGGAACCAGACAAGATATGGCTCATTATGCCTATGGTTATGAATGGCAGAGTATCGGTTTAAGTGAAGTGGCCAATATGCTCAAGGGTAGTGCTTTTGAAGTGGGGCTGGCTCCCTTTCAGGCCTCCACAGATTTTTTCCTTTATAACTACCCCAAAATGATTTATAAAGGCGGCATTGATTACCAAGTCACTGGTCGTTCACACTACTCTTCAAAAATAGGTCAATTTGGTCGAGAAATCTTCATCCCCGGAGTTCAACAAGTACTTGATACCCAGGGTCAAAATAAAAGCTCTAATTCCGCTAAATTACAAAACTATGTCGAGCAATTAAAAGATGACTCAGCAGAACTATCGGGCAATTTCTCCTATTGGGTTAACGACTACATGATTCACCGTCAAGGCGGAGAAAAACCTTACTTCATGTCCGTTAAAACCCAATCGGCTCGTGCCTGTGGCGCCGAAGGCTTCAAAGGCAATGGTGATTATGGTTTTCATAATGGCTCCGGCATTTTCCAAATTAAAGTAAGCGGACGTGAATACGATAAAGCCCGTTATGCCATGGACTGGCATGCCATGCCTGGCTTAACCGAAGAATTTCGCGATGATCGCATTCCTTTAAGTTCAGAGAAAAAAGCCTATAGCAAGGAAACTTACTGTGCCTCATTGAGCGATAATTTGACGGGACTTTCAGCCTTTCGCTATAGCCGTACGGATCCCTATTCTTCCGCAGCTGCCAACAAAGCTTACTTCTTTGAAAGTGACCAAGTTCATTTTTTAGGAAACTCCATTATTCGTACTAAGCAAGGACAAGGGAAATCCATCTATACAAGTATTGAGCAAGTCGAATGGCTACAGGATCTCCATTGTAGTTTTAATGGGAAAAAGTCCACAATCAAGCAAGGAATCACTTATGATGAATCATTGACGCTCAATCAGCCTTCTTGGCTTTATCACAAAGGAATTGGCTACTTCATCTTCCCAAAAAATGATCAGCAAATCACTTTAAAAGCAGGCTCGGCAATTAATCGCTCCGATAAGAAATCAAAGATTAAACAAGACATTTTCCTCTTGGCCTTCGATCATGGCAAGGACCCAAAACAAGAAAGCTATAACTACTCAATTGTCCCCCACCTCACACTCGCCGAAATGGATAGTAAACTCAAGCAATTACGGCTCACCAAGCGCAAAAATAATGATGACGTACAAGTTATATACAATCGTGAACAACAAATTTTCCAAGCCGCCTTTCTCAAAGCAGGCGAAGTGGAAATTGACGATTTGAAAATTTCCGTTGATCAGCCCGCACTCGTACAAATCAAAAAAATCAATCATCAATGGCATATCTCACTCTCGGATCCCCATCACGATTATGAACTAAAAGAAATTACACTTACGATCAACAAAAACTTGGTCGAGGGTACGCAAAATTATCTGACTTATGGTCCCGAACAAAAGGCCGTGCCATGCCAACAAGTCATTATTAGCAATAATAAAACTGGCCAGAGTCAACTAAGATTCTTACTAGCCGACGAAAGTGACGCAGAGGCCTACGCCCTGCGCCACGAACTCTACGCTGCAATGCCAATCAACATCATTGTCAAAGAAAAGTAG
- a CDS encoding sulfatase — MLRFSIFLLLPLLSILADTKPNILIIMNDQHHGGVLGSMGVQGLNTPNLDKLSTRGTYFDKAYCTQPICVPSRTSMMTGKIPHQIDAQVNRDKLDYEYDFPVMGEIMSQAGYRTAYMGKTHLIGGAGRGFDLYRHTKARAVDHLLADTAIEFIQQESPKPFFVLASYRNPHDICQWARGDKLPEGEIGSPPENLAELPALPHNFTISEDEPDCIRYVKSLHWRTYPTQDWEEKRWRQYVWAYHRLIEKVDTEIGKLSEFIAQSKFAKNTVVIFLSDHGDGCACHQWNQKSVLYEESVRVPFIIVDPASSNKKNIDKEALISTGLDLIPTLCDYAGIKPPNDLIGQSLKPLMYDKKLGREYVVSETEFANYDVSYNIKGRMLRTDRYKYVAYDVGNKKEQFFDLKKDPGEMNNLIKSKAHLLEILRHRKLLKEWCDLSEDNFLIPELTKKSH, encoded by the coding sequence ATGTTGCGATTCTCAATCTTTTTACTTCTTCCCCTTTTAAGTATCCTCGCAGATACTAAGCCCAATATTCTTATAATCATGAACGATCAGCATCATGGCGGTGTTCTGGGTTCAATGGGAGTCCAAGGCCTCAATACTCCCAATCTAGATAAATTATCTACTCGAGGTACATACTTTGACAAGGCCTATTGCACACAGCCGATATGTGTACCGTCACGTACAAGTATGATGACGGGGAAAATCCCTCATCAAATTGACGCTCAAGTCAATCGTGATAAGCTTGATTACGAATATGACTTCCCGGTCATGGGTGAAATCATGAGCCAAGCGGGTTATCGCACCGCATACATGGGAAAAACTCACCTCATAGGTGGTGCCGGCCGTGGCTTTGATCTCTATCGTCACACCAAAGCCCGTGCAGTTGATCACCTACTTGCTGACACCGCAATTGAGTTTATTCAGCAAGAAAGTCCTAAGCCTTTCTTTGTCCTTGCTTCATATCGCAATCCCCACGATATCTGCCAATGGGCTCGGGGTGATAAACTTCCCGAAGGAGAGATTGGCAGTCCCCCAGAAAATCTAGCTGAGCTCCCCGCCCTACCTCACAACTTTACTATCAGTGAAGATGAGCCCGATTGCATTCGCTATGTAAAAAGCCTTCATTGGAGAACTTATCCTACTCAGGACTGGGAAGAAAAACGCTGGCGTCAATATGTCTGGGCTTATCATCGCCTGATTGAAAAAGTTGATACTGAAATTGGCAAACTCAGTGAATTCATTGCTCAATCTAAATTTGCCAAAAATACCGTGGTCATTTTTCTCTCTGACCATGGTGATGGTTGTGCCTGTCATCAATGGAATCAAAAATCCGTACTCTACGAAGAATCCGTACGAGTCCCTTTTATTATTGTAGATCCTGCTTCTTCAAATAAAAAAAACATTGATAAAGAGGCGCTTATTTCTACAGGCCTCGACCTTATCCCCACCCTCTGTGATTACGCGGGCATCAAGCCACCAAATGATTTAATCGGCCAATCGCTCAAACCACTTATGTATGATAAAAAGCTAGGGCGTGAGTATGTCGTCAGTGAAACAGAATTTGCCAATTATGATGTATCCTATAATATCAAAGGCCGCATGCTCAGAACAGATCGCTACAAATACGTCGCCTATGACGTCGGCAATAAAAAAGAGCAGTTCTTTGATCTCAAAAAAGACCCAGGGGAAATGAATAACCTGATCAAATCAAAAGCCCATCTACTAGAAATTCTTCGACATCGAAAATTGCTAAAAGAATGGTGTGACTTAAGCGAAGACAACTTTCTCATTCCCGAACTAACAAAAAAATCACACTAA
- a CDS encoding DUF1961 family protein, translating into MMKYLTLFFYTLMSIHAGEVIYDKAIPDLNDWLIEGPGNAVVEGDSLILKPLVFKEMQQVIKSGELKAHNYFPDYEAYAKDFMSQYVSDLTQYYIKGEKGNQEFRGGHFNFWLKQKLPENFSISFDFETLSPSALHMIMFCASIPGKKDIFNPQKARHGLAQEIMWSDMQQYRISFFAPHRKTANMRRAPGRNMVAKGLDPASDKPFVKSTHLIERKHDTVRYFVNNKLVLTYKDKKPLSAGHAGFRVMVCAGGKYSNIKITKLENENE; encoded by the coding sequence ATGATGAAATATTTGACGCTGTTTTTTTATACACTTATGTCGATTCACGCAGGCGAAGTGATTTATGATAAAGCCATTCCGGATTTGAATGATTGGCTTATAGAGGGCCCCGGCAATGCCGTAGTAGAGGGTGATTCACTGATCTTGAAACCTTTAGTATTTAAAGAAATGCAGCAGGTGATTAAGTCAGGGGAACTTAAAGCGCATAATTATTTCCCTGATTACGAGGCTTATGCCAAGGACTTCATGAGTCAATATGTGAGTGATCTTACTCAGTATTATATCAAAGGAGAAAAGGGAAATCAGGAATTTCGCGGTGGGCATTTTAACTTTTGGCTTAAGCAGAAATTACCGGAGAATTTTTCCATCAGTTTTGATTTTGAAACGCTCTCACCGAGTGCGCTTCACATGATTATGTTTTGTGCTTCTATTCCAGGAAAAAAAGACATCTTTAATCCTCAAAAAGCTCGTCATGGCTTGGCCCAAGAAATCATGTGGAGTGATATGCAGCAGTACCGGATCTCCTTTTTTGCACCCCATAGAAAGACGGCGAATATGCGTCGAGCACCAGGGCGAAATATGGTAGCCAAGGGCCTTGATCCAGCATCGGATAAACCCTTTGTTAAATCCACTCACTTGATTGAAAGGAAGCATGATACGGTGCGATATTTTGTCAATAATAAATTGGTACTTACTTATAAGGATAAAAAGCCTTTGAGTGCAGGTCACGCAGGCTTTCGCGTGATGGTTTGTGCAGGCGGTAAATATAGCAATATAAAAATAACTAAATTGGAGAACGAAAATGAATAA
- a CDS encoding sulfatase, producing MNKFFSLHALVMIFSVSLLGNSKPNIVLIYVDDLDFDQVSVYDQQKFPSYTGAKETGNLKELNPITANQNGRFLKVGEMPYHKNAQVLTPHIASLAEEGVTFNRFYLTSSTCTPSRYSLLTGRYASRAPLLLKDNPPGSVPLIAWNANMDPLENNLAKDLKSAGYKTALVGKWHLSNYDIAEIDFEKGFKGHHLNSEKSKKLLPHQLVGSYFPLTADYGSGEVQDELERIYGIMQRRVKRISGFDVVDRLYYANYGELPMPKHMKVHNLEWLTEGALNYIEDNKDNPFFLYFSITAPHGQYFEDWMEKDWRATPAGMLKEKPKGMPSRESVLQRIDKACLPRQNAMATWIDDSVGAILTKLKKSGLADNTMVLFVSDHQSRGKLTTYEGHRAPAIIHWPKMVNKGVVEEGIFSNIDILPTLLDLAKGQSPKGSLCDGQSFLPMLKGEKLEDWRESILLETSYSRAIVHKDWKYMANRPPQWVLDKMEEDQLETQKSGARRHVGWSGRTTNAASGMGIRFNADQDFPYYFDADQLYNLGEDVFEQKNIIMNPENKKRLEELKKKLESHINDLPHHFGEFGSVHH from the coding sequence ATGAATAAATTCTTTTCACTCCATGCCTTAGTCATGATTTTTTCGGTGAGTCTCCTTGGGAACTCAAAGCCCAATATAGTTTTAATTTATGTTGACGACTTAGATTTTGATCAAGTGTCGGTTTATGATCAGCAAAAATTTCCTTCTTATACGGGAGCCAAAGAAACGGGCAATCTAAAAGAATTAAATCCAATTACAGCGAATCAAAATGGGCGTTTTCTAAAAGTTGGTGAAATGCCCTATCATAAAAATGCTCAAGTCTTGACCCCGCACATTGCGTCTTTGGCTGAAGAGGGTGTGACCTTTAATCGCTTTTATCTTACTTCTTCTACCTGTACGCCGAGTCGTTATTCATTATTAACGGGAAGGTATGCTTCTCGTGCGCCTTTGCTCTTAAAGGATAATCCACCGGGTTCGGTCCCTTTGATTGCTTGGAATGCCAATATGGACCCATTAGAAAATAATTTGGCTAAGGATTTGAAGTCAGCAGGTTATAAAACGGCTTTGGTCGGCAAGTGGCATCTTAGTAATTATGATATTGCAGAAATTGATTTTGAGAAAGGCTTCAAAGGACATCACCTCAATAGTGAGAAAAGTAAGAAATTACTACCTCATCAATTGGTGGGGTCGTATTTTCCTCTGACGGCTGATTATGGTTCAGGTGAAGTACAAGATGAGCTCGAACGCATTTATGGGATTATGCAGCGACGTGTGAAAAGAATCTCTGGCTTTGATGTGGTTGATCGCCTTTATTATGCCAATTATGGTGAGTTGCCCATGCCTAAGCACATGAAAGTGCATAATTTGGAATGGTTGACTGAAGGGGCCTTGAATTACATAGAAGATAATAAGGATAATCCTTTTTTTCTGTATTTCTCAATCACCGCTCCCCATGGCCAGTATTTTGAGGACTGGATGGAGAAAGATTGGCGAGCGACACCAGCGGGAATGCTGAAAGAAAAACCCAAGGGCATGCCATCACGAGAAAGTGTTTTACAAAGGATTGATAAAGCATGCTTACCACGACAAAATGCGATGGCAACGTGGATAGATGATAGCGTTGGCGCCATTTTGACTAAGCTAAAAAAATCTGGCCTCGCCGATAATACCATGGTGCTTTTTGTTTCTGATCATCAATCACGCGGAAAATTAACCACCTATGAGGGGCATCGTGCTCCGGCAATTATTCACTGGCCTAAAATGGTCAATAAGGGTGTGGTAGAAGAAGGGATATTTTCAAATATCGATATCTTGCCAACGCTTTTGGATTTGGCCAAGGGCCAGAGTCCGAAGGGAAGTCTTTGTGATGGTCAGAGTTTTTTGCCTATGTTAAAGGGAGAAAAACTTGAGGACTGGAGAGAGAGTATCCTTTTGGAGACCTCCTATAGCCGTGCGATTGTCCACAAAGACTGGAAATATATGGCCAATCGCCCACCCCAGTGGGTTTTGGATAAAATGGAAGAAGATCAATTAGAGACTCAGAAATCCGGTGCGCGTCGCCATGTGGGTTGGTCGGGTCGTACGACCAATGCGGCTAGCGGCATGGGTATACGCTTCAATGCAGATCAAGATTTCCCTTATTATTTCGATGCCGATCAATTATATAATTTAGGTGAGGATGTATTTGAGCAAAAGAATATCATTATGAATCCCGAAAATAAAAAACGCCTTGAAGAGCTAAAGAAAAAGCTCGAGTCACATATCAATGATTTACCGCATCACTTCGGTGAGTTTGGTAGTGTTCACCATTAG